Proteins encoded together in one Impatiens glandulifera chromosome 1, dImpGla2.1, whole genome shotgun sequence window:
- the LOC124920722 gene encoding uncharacterized protein LOC124920722 yields MEKVVVALTTFFLIAALIPSGMTHPDTAPAFLWSSHQDNPMREAVNYQTLSLKDLVKSVLFEGGWSNFLCPQMESQQPMDVAVLIVGRELKSLDISRPTLGSASVVNLLKDSFTSANFSLAFPYVTASNEKLFMEKSLVSEITESCGSSSSPTKVVFLDSCSLDGQNYEKLADSHSFNDYLVSRREKRPNGQADLVVACEGITNSDLDLNHQQHKGHLLTELLNSVDRSGARYTVLYVSDPSRTISHPLPSLGRFLAEGTGNIAGNSTFCDEVCQIKSSLLSGLLVAIVLLIILISGLCCMMGIDTPTRFEAPQES; encoded by the exons ATGGAGAAAGTTGTGGTGGCATTGACAACATTTTTCCTTATTGCCGCTCTAATTCCTTCAGGGATGACGCATCCCGACACTGCCCCTGCATTTCTATGGTCATCTCATCAGGATAA CCCAATGAGGGAAGCGGTAAATTATCAAACACTGTCTCTGAAAGATTTGGTGAAGTCTGTCTTGTTCGAAGGAGGGTGGTCAAACTTTCTG TGTCCTCAAATGGAAAGCCAGCAGCCTATGGATGTTGCCGTACTTATTGTTGGGAGAGAG TTGAAATCTCTGGACATTTCAAGACCCACCCTTGGGAGTGCTTCCGTTGTCAATTTGCTCAAG GATTCTTTTACTAGTGCCAACTTTTCCTTGGCTTTCCCATATGTCACTGCTTCAAATGAGAAACTTTTTATGGAGAAATCTCTAGTTTCAGAGATTACAGAGAGTTGTGGTAGTTCCTCTAGCCCAACCAAAGTTGTTTTCCTTGATTCATGTTCTTTGGACGgtcaaaattatgaaaaactTGCTGACTCTCACTCTTTCAAT GACTATCTTGTTTCAAGAAGGGAAAAGAGACCAAATGGACAAGCAGACTTGGTAGTGGCTTGCGAGGGAATCACCAATTCTGACCTAGATCTTAATCATCAACAGCATAAAG GTCATTTGTTAACAGAGCTTCTCAATTCTGTGGATCGGTCAGGAGCAAGATACACAGTTCTTTATGTTTCAGACCCATCTAGGACAATTTCACATCCTTTACCTTCACTTGGAAGATTTCTTGCAGAGGGGACTGGAAATATAGCAGGCAATTCTACATTCTGTGATGAAGTTTGTCAGATCAAATCCTCACTTCTGTCAGGACTTCTAGTG GCTATTGTTCTGCTCATAATCTTGATATCGGGGCTTTGCTGTATGATGGGCATCGACACTCCAACTAGGTTTGAAGCACCTCAAGAATCTTGA